The Sediminitomix flava genome includes a window with the following:
- a CDS encoding fasciclin domain-containing protein produces the protein MKSIKLAIQRLTVLLLFILFTQCGSFRNFGTTTVLLLISEREEMSHMYELIKEAELTDLLLSDTPHTFLIPTNAAFDNIQPAIMEEFMPVGDDKSALQAFIKNHFLVDEYNFEALSDMYTAENMIGDALTLRNSVNGIMVNQALIIENDLFADNGTIHVLDQILLPTPGYLEK, from the coding sequence ATGAAATCAATAAAACTAGCTATACAACGATTAACGGTTCTCTTACTCTTTATCCTTTTTACGCAGTGTGGTAGTTTCAGAAATTTCGGTACCACAACCGTTTTGTTACTCATTTCAGAAAGAGAGGAAATGAGTCATATGTATGAACTCATCAAAGAAGCCGAACTAACCGATTTACTCCTTTCAGATACGCCACATACATTCTTAATTCCGACCAATGCAGCTTTTGACAACATTCAACCTGCTATCATGGAAGAATTCATGCCTGTTGGTGATGATAAATCTGCTCTTCAAGCATTTATTAAAAATCACTTTTTAGTAGATGAATACAATTTTGAAGCACTTTCTGATATGTACACTGCCGAAAACATGATTGGAGATGCACTCACGCTTCGAAACTCTGTAAATGGAATTATGGTCAATCAAGCTCTCATCATAGAAAATGATCTTTTTGCTGATAATGGTACTATTCATGTATTAGATCAAATACTTCTTCCTACCCCTGGTTACTTAGAAAAATAG
- a CDS encoding outer membrane beta-barrel protein → MKLRYTFLFTLLYFSFTNLKAQDTNLSLGAHIGITSTSLTNTSSALDVRANAGALLGFRIKLEKRFFIQTGFDFYGSSIEFDSFESPSLNEAIEDDLAYNNFDIPLYIGYNFWYSKDKETYFRASAGGALSIFNDVRDNDLALRGSDFNQSVGFLKFGLGMNHKFITFDIYYDLGMNDLLKRIDGKVSRFSFTAGVQFIVIEELF, encoded by the coding sequence ATGAAGCTGCGTTATACTTTCCTATTCACACTCTTATATTTCTCATTTACAAACCTTAAAGCTCAGGACACCAATCTGAGTTTAGGAGCGCACATTGGAATAACAAGTACATCTTTGACAAATACATCTTCAGCACTAGATGTAAGAGCCAATGCAGGTGCACTTTTAGGTTTTAGAATAAAACTTGAAAAACGCTTCTTTATTCAAACAGGTTTTGACTTCTATGGCTCAAGCATAGAATTTGATTCTTTTGAAAGCCCTTCGCTAAATGAGGCTATTGAAGACGATCTCGCTTATAATAACTTTGACATTCCATTATATATAGGTTACAATTTTTGGTATAGTAAAGACAAAGAAACTTATTTCAGAGCCAGTGCTGGTGGTGCTCTTTCTATATTTAACGATGTCAGAGATAATGATTTAGCCCTTAGAGGAAGCGATTTCAATCAATCTGTAGGCTTTCTAAAGTTTGGACTTGGAATGAATCACAAGTTCATCACCTTCGATATTTACTACGATTTAGGAATGAATGACCTATTAAAACGAATAGATGGGAAAGTAAGTCGATTTTCTTTTACGGCTGGAGTCCAATTTATTGTTATAGAGGAACTATTTTAA
- a CDS encoding YicC/YloC family endoribonuclease has product MIKSMTGFGRAQVENEQVSVQVEIKTLNSKNADIIVRMSSVFSSKEIEVRNQISSALKRGKILINVNYTAKDDSISKASINKELVKNYFKELSEVAQELNVASSNDLLKIALEMPDVMNKEVNEDSVESAWKFISEAVGLAISNCDQFRIDEGKALEAAFKDNISKISTYLTKVEERDPQRLIKIREKLNQQIKEIENNENFDPNRFEQELIYYIEKLDIAEEKVRLKNHLEYFIENLSDKNASGKKLGFISQEIGREINTIGSKANDLEIQKLVVNMKEELEKIKEQVLNVL; this is encoded by the coding sequence ATGATAAAGTCGATGACCGGTTTTGGAAGAGCACAAGTTGAAAATGAACAAGTTAGTGTTCAAGTGGAGATCAAAACCTTAAACTCCAAAAATGCTGATATCATTGTGAGAATGAGTAGCGTGTTTTCTTCAAAAGAAATTGAGGTCAGAAATCAGATTTCATCTGCACTCAAAAGAGGGAAGATATTGATCAACGTAAACTATACAGCTAAAGACGATAGTATATCTAAAGCTAGTATCAATAAAGAATTGGTTAAAAATTACTTTAAAGAATTGAGTGAAGTAGCACAAGAGCTTAATGTCGCTTCTTCAAATGATCTTTTAAAGATTGCTTTGGAAATGCCAGATGTCATGAATAAAGAAGTGAATGAAGATAGCGTAGAAAGCGCATGGAAATTCATTTCAGAGGCTGTAGGTCTAGCAATTTCAAATTGTGACCAATTCAGAATTGATGAAGGTAAGGCGCTAGAAGCTGCATTTAAAGATAATATTTCAAAGATATCTACATACCTAACTAAAGTTGAAGAAAGAGACCCTCAACGACTTATCAAAATCAGAGAAAAGCTCAATCAGCAAATCAAAGAAATAGAAAATAATGAAAACTTTGATCCTAATCGTTTTGAGCAAGAACTGATTTACTACATTGAAAAGTTAGATATTGCTGAAGAAAAGGTTCGATTAAAGAATCATTTGGAATACTTTATCGAGAACCTTTCAGATAAAAATGCTAGTGGAAAGAAATTAGGATTTATTTCTCAAGAAATTGGAAGAGAGATCAATACAATTGGCTCAAAAGCTAATGATCTTGAAATTCAGAAGCTAGTAGTAAACATGAAGGAAGAGCTTGAAAAAATCAAAGAGCAAGTTCTAAATGTGCTCTAA
- a CDS encoding lysophospholipid acyltransferase family protein, with the protein MNFKRNFKKLKYEALYLFILLIRKITCALPRKVSLSIYSNLGKLAFNVFKKERAITIKNLSFVYGDSKSEEEILALAKNSWINLSKSIMEFIRYKNIKDLKDLDEYVEVKGAHYLTQAQNYGKGVLALTSHLGPFEMCLYYIAMKGYNIASTGSPLKHPKLQELMVENRSRNGASFFDRKKASIRIIRQLKAGNFMGVLIDQDSNKMQNTFIDFFGKKCATPSGPALMVLKTGAVVLPIHCYRTENDKLVIEVEKPRVFKPTGDLESDIQEVTQEMHNYTEKMIRRFPDQWVWMHDRWKTRPLNIERKLEAKAS; encoded by the coding sequence ATGAATTTTAAAAGAAATTTTAAAAAGCTTAAGTATGAAGCTTTATACCTATTTATCCTGCTCATAAGAAAAATCACATGTGCATTACCTCGTAAAGTAAGCCTTTCTATTTACAGTAATCTAGGAAAATTAGCATTCAACGTATTTAAAAAGGAACGGGCAATAACAATTAAAAATCTATCATTTGTATACGGAGATAGTAAATCTGAGGAAGAAATATTGGCACTAGCTAAGAATTCATGGATTAATCTATCAAAGAGTATCATGGAGTTTATTCGCTATAAGAACATTAAAGACCTCAAAGATCTTGACGAATATGTAGAGGTAAAAGGTGCTCATTATTTAACACAAGCACAAAACTATGGCAAAGGTGTTTTAGCTTTAACCTCTCATTTAGGACCATTTGAAATGTGTCTATATTACATAGCAATGAAGGGCTATAACATTGCGTCAACAGGAAGTCCTCTAAAACACCCAAAGCTTCAAGAACTGATGGTGGAAAATAGAAGTCGAAATGGCGCGAGTTTCTTCGATAGAAAAAAAGCCTCTATCCGAATAATCAGACAACTGAAAGCTGGAAACTTCATGGGTGTTCTTATTGATCAAGACTCCAATAAAATGCAGAATACATTTATAGATTTCTTTGGAAAAAAATGTGCAACTCCAAGTGGCCCTGCCCTTATGGTATTAAAAACTGGTGCAGTTGTTTTACCAATTCATTGTTACAGAACTGAGAATGATAAACTAGTTATTGAGGTCGAAAAACCAAGAGTATTTAAACCTACTGGAGACCTTGAATCTGACATTCAGGAAGTAACCCAAGAAATGCATAATTACACTGAAAAAATGATTAGGAGATTCCCTGATCAGTGGGTATGGATGCATGACAGATGGAAGACTCGTCCACTAAATATTGAAAGAAAATTGGAAGCAAAAGCATCATAA
- a CDS encoding glycosyltransferase gives MPQSKKNTYGLSTSQIKDSQLFEVAWEVCNQVGGIHTVIKSKVESALSQWGQSRYCLIGPYVHKDVSAVFDPIDESDTLIGRAVNRMRSWGFEVHYGRWLVSGRPKVVLLNPNFGLDNLGNLKKSLWESHYIPSGDGDHLIDQVLSLGQQIAVFFKALHEENHDHKNLIGHFHEWMVGTVIPELRREDIPITTVFTTHATILGRYLAMNDPEFYTNLVNGTYDWQSEATHFNIESQVAIERAAAHGAHIFTTVSEVTARECEYLVGRKVDCVLPNGINIEKFEALHEFQNLHRTYKQKIDQFVMGHFFQSYSFDLDNTLYFFTSGRYEYKNKGFDLTLEALARLNHRLKEMNSDKTIVFFFITKRPYYSINAECLHSRAVMQEIRQICDDIEEQVGNRLFYMATSQQKNQLPHMQEMVDESLRLKLRRTVQAWRSDKLPSVVTHNLVDDHKDEILNFIRSSGLINRPEDRVKIVYHPDFVSSMNPLFGMDYSQFVRGCHMGVFPSYYEPWGYTPLECVASGIPAVTSDLSGFGDFVLNHLEQNDYAGIYVNNRKHGNYHNSADDLTDTLFKFTQKDRRERIALRNSVEESSTHFDWESLSRFYGNAYHMALERS, from the coding sequence ATGCCACAAAGCAAGAAAAACACCTATGGGTTAAGTACAAGTCAAATAAAAGATAGTCAGCTCTTTGAAGTGGCTTGGGAAGTATGTAATCAAGTTGGAGGTATCCATACTGTTATTAAATCCAAAGTAGAATCTGCCCTTTCCCAATGGGGGCAAAGTAGATATTGTCTAATTGGACCTTATGTACATAAAGATGTATCCGCGGTATTTGATCCTATTGATGAGTCTGATACTTTAATCGGGCGAGCAGTTAATAGAATGCGAAGCTGGGGTTTTGAGGTTCACTATGGAAGATGGTTAGTTTCAGGACGACCAAAAGTTGTTCTTTTAAATCCGAATTTTGGGTTAGATAATCTAGGTAATCTCAAGAAAAGTCTATGGGAGTCACACTATATTCCTAGTGGAGATGGTGATCACCTTATCGATCAAGTATTATCCTTAGGACAACAAATTGCTGTATTCTTTAAAGCCTTACACGAAGAAAATCACGATCATAAAAATCTTATAGGTCATTTTCATGAGTGGATGGTTGGAACTGTAATTCCAGAACTGAGAAGAGAAGATATTCCGATTACTACAGTTTTTACAACTCATGCAACCATCTTAGGGCGTTACTTAGCAATGAATGATCCTGAGTTCTATACGAATTTGGTGAATGGAACTTATGATTGGCAAAGTGAGGCGACACATTTCAATATAGAAAGTCAGGTTGCTATTGAAAGAGCTGCGGCCCATGGAGCGCATATTTTCACAACCGTATCAGAAGTAACAGCAAGAGAGTGCGAGTATTTGGTTGGTAGAAAAGTAGACTGTGTCCTTCCTAATGGTATTAATATTGAGAAGTTTGAAGCCTTACACGAATTCCAAAATCTTCATCGTACATATAAGCAGAAGATTGACCAGTTTGTGATGGGACACTTCTTCCAAAGTTATAGTTTTGATTTAGATAACACTTTATACTTCTTTACTTCAGGAAGGTATGAATATAAGAATAAAGGCTTTGATTTAACCTTAGAAGCTTTAGCTCGCTTAAATCATCGTCTGAAGGAAATGAATTCAGATAAAACAATCGTTTTCTTCTTTATTACAAAACGACCTTATTATTCTATCAATGCAGAATGTCTTCATTCGAGAGCAGTGATGCAGGAAATTAGACAGATTTGTGATGATATTGAAGAACAAGTAGGGAATAGGTTGTTCTATATGGCTACTTCTCAACAAAAGAATCAGCTACCACATATGCAAGAAATGGTAGATGAGTCTTTACGTTTGAAGTTGAGAAGAACTGTACAGGCTTGGAGGTCAGATAAATTACCTTCAGTAGTGACACATAACCTTGTAGATGATCATAAAGATGAAATTTTGAATTTCATTCGATCGTCAGGTTTAATCAATAGACCCGAAGATCGTGTGAAAATTGTGTATCATCCAGACTTTGTGTCTTCTATGAATCCGTTGTTTGGTATGGATTATTCACAGTTTGTTCGAGGTTGTCACATGGGTGTATTCCCAAGTTATTATGAGCCATGGGGGTATACACCGCTAGAATGTGTAGCAAGTGGTATTCCAGCTGTAACAAGCGACCTATCTGGTTTCGGTGATTTCGTATTGAATCATCTAGAACAAAATGATTATGCGGGTATTTATGTAAACAATCGTAAGCATGGTAACTACCATAATTCAGCAGATGATTTGACAGATACGTTGTTCAAGTTTACGCAAAAAGATAGGAGGGAACGTATTGCCCTTAGAAACTCTGTTGAAGAGTCTTCAACTCATTTTGATTGGGAATCTTTGAGTAGATTCTATGGTAATGCATATCATATGGCATTGGAAAGAAGTTAA
- a CDS encoding ABC-F family ATP-binding cassette domain-containing protein, whose protein sequence is MNYLSVENLTKYYGEFPMFENISFGLEEGQKCALVAKNGSGKTTLLNILIGKDMPDSGEVAFNQNISIGYLEQDPKFEEGQTVIDFIFQSDLPKVKALKEYQHIVGLEDYSEEGLKKLEKATHQMEELKAWDFEARVRQVLSTFNIHDVSLKVDRLSGGQKKRVALARILIEEPNFLILDEPTNHLDLDMIEWLEEYLTRSRMTLLLVTHDRYFLDRICNEIIELSDGTIYKHRGNYSYYIENKAQREAQQAAEVDKAKNLMRKELDWVRRMPKARGTKAKYRMDAFKDLKKKAHSGKKEEKLEMSVQMNRMGKKILEIENLNKAFDDKKILEDFNYVFKRKERVGIVGKNGVGKSTFLNIVMGLESADSGELVKGETIVYGYFSQSGMQISDDKRVIDVIKEIADVIPVAGGRTLTASQFLNTFLFPPEQQYSYVSTLSGGEKRRLYLLTILMKNPNFLILDEPTNDLDLMTLSVLEDFLETFDGCLIVVSHDRYFMDKLVDHLFIFEGEGQVKDFNGKYSDYRDFLDEQEREKKRLEKEAKKVEQDKEQKQKKPQAKKLSYKERKEYEALEAEIETLETEKEEINEKLGSGEITDHEELVKLSERVGELMELIDEKMMRWMELDEIANAE, encoded by the coding sequence ATGAATTATTTATCGGTAGAAAACCTAACAAAATATTATGGAGAGTTCCCAATGTTTGAGAACATCTCTTTCGGATTGGAAGAAGGGCAGAAATGTGCTTTAGTTGCTAAAAACGGTTCTGGAAAAACAACCTTACTAAATATCTTGATTGGAAAAGATATGCCAGACAGTGGAGAGGTAGCTTTCAATCAGAATATTTCAATAGGATATCTAGAGCAAGACCCTAAATTTGAAGAAGGTCAAACAGTTATAGATTTTATCTTTCAGTCTGATTTGCCAAAGGTCAAAGCGCTAAAAGAGTATCAACATATTGTTGGCTTAGAAGACTATTCTGAAGAAGGACTGAAGAAGTTAGAAAAAGCTACTCATCAAATGGAGGAGCTGAAAGCTTGGGATTTTGAAGCTCGTGTGCGTCAAGTTCTATCGACTTTCAATATTCATGATGTGAGCTTAAAAGTAGATCGTCTTTCAGGAGGGCAAAAGAAAAGAGTTGCTTTAGCTCGTATCTTGATTGAAGAACCAAACTTCCTTATTCTTGATGAGCCTACCAACCACTTGGATTTGGATATGATCGAATGGTTGGAAGAGTACCTTACAAGAAGTAGAATGACTTTGCTTCTTGTGACTCACGACCGTTATTTCTTAGATCGTATTTGCAACGAAATCATCGAGCTTTCTGATGGTACGATCTATAAGCATAGAGGAAATTACTCATATTATATAGAAAATAAGGCGCAAAGAGAAGCTCAACAAGCAGCCGAAGTTGATAAGGCTAAAAACTTGATGCGTAAAGAATTGGATTGGGTTCGAAGAATGCCAAAGGCAAGAGGAACCAAAGCCAAGTACAGAATGGATGCTTTCAAAGATTTGAAAAAGAAAGCACATTCAGGTAAGAAAGAAGAAAAGTTGGAAATGAGTGTTCAGATGAATCGAATGGGAAAGAAAATCCTTGAGATTGAAAATCTGAACAAAGCATTTGACGATAAGAAAATTCTTGAGGACTTCAATTATGTTTTCAAGAGAAAAGAAAGAGTCGGAATTGTAGGAAAGAATGGTGTAGGTAAATCTACATTCCTAAATATTGTCATGGGACTTGAGTCAGCGGACTCTGGTGAACTCGTAAAAGGAGAGACTATTGTTTATGGTTACTTCTCACAGAGTGGAATGCAAATTTCAGATGATAAACGTGTCATTGATGTTATCAAAGAAATTGCAGATGTAATCCCTGTGGCTGGAGGACGAACATTAACAGCTTCTCAATTTCTGAATACATTCCTTTTCCCTCCAGAGCAACAATATTCTTATGTTTCTACGCTTAGTGGTGGAGAAAAAAGAAGATTGTATTTGCTTACCATCTTAATGAAGAATCCAAACTTCTTGATTCTTGATGAGCCAACCAATGATTTGGATTTGATGACATTAAGTGTCTTGGAAGATTTCTTAGAGACATTTGATGGTTGTTTGATTGTCGTTTCTCACGACCGTTATTTCATGGATAAATTGGTAGATCACTTATTTATTTTTGAAGGAGAAGGTCAAGTGAAAGACTTTAATGGGAAATATTCTGATTACAGAGATTTCTTAGATGAGCAAGAGCGAGAGAAGAAACGTCTTGAGAAGGAAGCCAAAAAAGTAGAACAGGACAAAGAGCAAAAACAGAAGAAGCCTCAAGCCAAAAAGCTTTCATACAAAGAACGAAAAGAGTATGAGGCCTTAGAAGCAGAAATCGAGACTTTAGAAACTGAGAAGGAAGAAATAAATGAAAAACTCGGTTCTGGCGAAATCACTGATCATGAAGAATTAGTTAAACTCTCAGAAAGAGTAGGGGAGTTAATGGAGCTGATTGATGAGAAGATGATGCGTTGGATGGAGTTAGATGAAATTGCAAATGCTGAATAA
- a CDS encoding 6-pyruvoyl trahydropterin synthase family protein, whose translation MVQICRKEHFNAAHKLYNPKWTKEENEAFFGPCANENWHGHNFEMTVIVEGEPDPDTGYVMNMKHLGKLVKEHIINKVDHKNLNMDVDFLEGKMTSCETLVMEFWKILAPKIEEIAPNAHLHCIELWETNKNFVRYFG comes from the coding sequence ATGGTTCAGATTTGTAGAAAGGAACATTTCAACGCAGCCCATAAGCTATACAATCCGAAGTGGACAAAAGAAGAAAACGAAGCTTTTTTTGGGCCTTGTGCCAATGAAAACTGGCATGGACACAACTTTGAGATGACTGTAATTGTAGAAGGAGAGCCAGACCCAGATACAGGTTATGTCATGAATATGAAACACCTTGGGAAATTGGTAAAAGAACACATCATCAATAAAGTTGATCATAAGAATTTAAATATGGATGTAGACTTCCTAGAAGGGAAAATGACAAGTTGTGAAACACTTGTGATGGAGTTCTGGAAGATTCTAGCACCTAAAATTGAAGAAATTGCTCCTAATGCTCATCTTCATTGTATTGAGCTTTGGGAAACCAATAAAAACTTTGTAAGGTACTTTGGGTAA
- a CDS encoding peroxiredoxin family protein: protein MKLHFYLPLITAILFFACTNSENGNNETALETNFSNGIWRGTIINDHNKEVPFLFEVTGEAEKSIFLINGEEKLLLNEVKSKEDSLVIPMLVYDAEIVAKLEDNTLNGYYNRLGAYKLAFKANLGNESTTRFEVKEQPTQKLSPKYATSFFYDNRDPKTAVGLFEQNGEKVTGTFMSETGDYRFLEGVLDGNALKLSAFDGSHIYRFEATVDGDSIKDGIFWSGKSWEQKWNAQKDDNAKLRDASTLTSLKEGYETIEFSFPNEEGKMISLSDDRYKGKVVILQILGTWCPNCMDETKFLAPYYDKNKDKGVEIIGLAFENADNLEAAAPKLKRMKNKLGVNYELLYAAKRESGATEKALPAISKVMSYPTTIFIDKKGKVRKIHTGFSGPGTGKYYEEFQEDFNLFMDKLIEEKM, encoded by the coding sequence ATGAAATTGCACTTTTACCTTCCGTTAATCACGGCAATCCTATTTTTTGCTTGTACAAATTCTGAAAACGGAAACAACGAAACAGCTTTAGAAACAAACTTTTCAAATGGGATTTGGAGAGGGACTATAATAAATGACCATAATAAAGAAGTCCCATTTTTATTTGAAGTAACGGGAGAAGCAGAAAAATCTATTTTCCTTATAAACGGAGAAGAGAAACTACTTTTAAATGAAGTAAAATCAAAAGAAGACTCGTTAGTCATTCCAATGTTAGTTTATGATGCTGAAATCGTGGCTAAATTAGAAGACAATACCTTAAACGGATATTACAATAGACTTGGTGCTTACAAACTAGCTTTCAAAGCAAATTTAGGTAATGAAAGCACTACAAGGTTCGAAGTGAAAGAACAACCTACGCAAAAGCTTTCACCAAAATATGCAACTTCATTTTTCTATGATAATAGAGACCCCAAAACTGCAGTGGGACTCTTTGAGCAAAATGGAGAGAAAGTGACAGGTACATTTATGTCAGAAACAGGAGATTACCGTTTTCTTGAAGGTGTATTAGATGGTAATGCATTAAAGCTTTCTGCTTTTGACGGCTCACACATTTATAGATTTGAAGCTACAGTTGATGGTGATTCGATCAAAGATGGAATTTTCTGGTCAGGAAAAAGTTGGGAGCAAAAGTGGAATGCTCAAAAAGATGACAATGCTAAACTACGTGATGCATCGACACTGACCTCACTTAAAGAAGGGTATGAAACGATCGAATTCTCCTTCCCTAACGAAGAAGGTAAAATGATTTCTCTTTCTGATGACCGTTACAAAGGAAAGGTTGTTATTCTACAAATTCTAGGAACTTGGTGCCCTAACTGCATGGATGAAACAAAATTCTTAGCTCCTTACTATGATAAAAATAAAGACAAAGGAGTAGAAATTATTGGTTTAGCTTTCGAAAATGCAGACAACTTGGAAGCTGCAGCGCCAAAGCTTAAGCGTATGAAAAACAAATTGGGAGTCAACTACGAATTATTGTATGCAGCCAAAAGAGAATCTGGTGCTACTGAAAAAGCACTTCCAGCTATCTCTAAGGTCATGTCTTACCCGACTACTATTTTCATAGATAAAAAAGGAAAAGTAAGAAAAATTCACACTGGTTTCTCTGGTCCTGGAACAGGAAAATACTACGAGGAATTTCAAGAAGATTTCAACCTATTTATGGATAAATTGATTGAAGAAAAAATGTAA
- a CDS encoding LytR/AlgR family response regulator transcription factor, which yields MNCLIVDDEGVSRLVVKDFIERTEGLNFIGEFDNAVDAFREIKNLDVDILFLDIEMPNMTGIELVQILEDLPEVILITGRNDFASEAFDYQLTDYLIKPINYPRFLQAVEKALTNISKGTPKGNLNEDFFIKTDNKIVRINPNDIYFIEALSDYVIINVLDKKFIVHYTMKGLERKLPQNFIRVHRSFIINMRKMEAIEDLNVVMPQKHIPIGASYKNNFMDQLNFL from the coding sequence ATGAACTGCTTAATCGTTGATGACGAAGGTGTATCACGCCTTGTAGTAAAAGATTTTATAGAAAGAACTGAAGGCTTAAACTTCATTGGAGAATTTGACAATGCTGTCGATGCATTTCGTGAGATAAAAAATCTGGATGTAGATATTTTATTTTTAGATATCGAAATGCCAAATATGACAGGTATTGAGCTTGTTCAAATTCTTGAAGATTTACCTGAAGTCATCTTGATTACAGGTCGTAATGATTTTGCATCAGAAGCATTTGATTATCAGCTTACAGATTACCTAATCAAACCTATCAATTACCCTAGATTTCTTCAAGCCGTTGAAAAAGCTCTAACTAATATCTCTAAAGGCACTCCAAAGGGTAATTTAAATGAAGACTTTTTTATAAAAACAGATAATAAAATTGTCCGTATCAATCCGAATGATATCTATTTCATAGAAGCACTTTCTGACTATGTGATTATTAATGTTTTAGATAAAAAATTCATTGTACATTATACAATGAAAGGTCTTGAACGAAAGTTGCCACAAAATTTTATACGAGTACATCGTTCTTTTATCATCAATATGAGAAAGATGGAAGCCATAGAAGATTTAAATGTGGTAATGCCTCAAAAACATATTCCTATTGGTGCGTCCTACAAAAATAACTTTATGGATCAGCTCAATTTTCTATAG
- a CDS encoding lysophospholipid acyltransferase family protein, with protein sequence MKKAFRTFKYEILYTFVLLFSGLTRVLPRFAALQLYSVIGRLSYLMFKKDREVTLKNLQFAFGAEKNTQEINKIAKRSWINLSKSLMEFVRYKNIKSIEDYKKFIEIKGLEHVEEAQKRGQGVFIMTSHFGPFEICLYIFALLGYKIASTGSPLKYKKLHDLLVENRSRNGAEYFERNKASIKMLRQLKSGNLMGVLIDQDTSKIQHTFINFFGKECATPSGPATLLVKTGAAVVPMHIIRNEDDSLILEIQPYRTYQKDDDVKAVTQELHNLTEEIVRLHPDQWVWMHDRWRTRPSEPKIENPV encoded by the coding sequence ATGAAGAAAGCTTTCAGAACTTTTAAATATGAAATACTGTACACATTTGTACTATTATTTAGTGGTTTGACAAGAGTTTTACCTCGTTTCGCAGCCTTACAACTCTATAGCGTTATTGGGCGTTTGAGTTATTTAATGTTTAAAAAAGACAGAGAAGTAACACTCAAAAATTTACAGTTTGCGTTTGGCGCTGAAAAAAACACACAAGAAATCAATAAAATAGCGAAACGTTCATGGATAAATCTATCTAAAAGTTTGATGGAATTTGTGAGGTATAAAAACATCAAATCCATTGAAGATTATAAGAAGTTCATCGAAATAAAAGGTTTAGAACATGTTGAAGAAGCACAAAAAAGAGGACAAGGTGTTTTTATAATGACATCTCATTTTGGTCCTTTTGAAATATGCCTTTACATTTTCGCATTATTAGGATATAAAATTGCTTCAACAGGTAGCCCTCTTAAGTATAAAAAACTCCACGACCTTTTAGTTGAAAATAGAAGTCGAAATGGTGCAGAATATTTTGAAAGAAATAAAGCTTCAATTAAGATGCTACGTCAACTAAAAAGTGGAAACTTGATGGGGGTGCTAATTGATCAAGACACAAGTAAAATACAACATACCTTTATCAACTTTTTTGGGAAAGAATGTGCAACCCCTAGTGGTCCAGCAACACTCCTCGTTAAAACAGGAGCTGCAGTTGTTCCAATGCACATCATTCGTAACGAAGATGATTCCTTGATACTTGAAATACAGCCATACAGAACTTATCAAAAAGATGATGATGTAAAAGCTGTAACACAAGAGCTTCATAACTTGACGGAAGAAATTGTCAGACTTCACCCAGATCAGTGGGTATGGATGCATGACAGGTGGAGAACTCGTCCATCAGAACCAAAAATTGAAAATCCCGTATAA